A single window of bacterium DNA harbors:
- a CDS encoding glucose 1-dehydrogenase — protein MIDLEGKTALISGAARGQGAAEARLFAELGARVVVADLLEDEGQAVVRSIGSAARFARLDVVASEDWSRVVDFAEAEFGPVDVLVNNAGIAPAGSDLATTDEALMRKVIDVNLIGVFLGMRAVFESMRAAGGGSIVNISSTAGMRGVDRAIPYSATKWAVRGMTKTAALEFGPHGIRVNSVHPGVIDTPMVSWDRLGPSAQSSVVSDLPIARIGSVEEVARMVAFLASDASSYSTGAEFVVDGGSLAGKPLFRNAGLGSQGDDA, from the coding sequence GTGATCGACCTGGAAGGAAAGACCGCGCTGATCAGTGGCGCGGCGCGTGGGCAGGGGGCGGCCGAGGCGCGCCTCTTCGCAGAGCTGGGCGCGCGCGTCGTCGTCGCCGATCTCCTCGAAGACGAGGGGCAGGCCGTCGTCCGATCGATCGGGTCGGCGGCACGCTTCGCGCGTCTCGACGTGGTGGCGAGCGAGGACTGGTCGCGCGTGGTCGACTTCGCGGAAGCGGAGTTCGGCCCCGTGGACGTTCTCGTGAACAACGCGGGGATCGCTCCCGCCGGATCCGATCTCGCGACGACGGACGAGGCGCTGATGCGGAAGGTGATCGACGTGAACCTGATCGGGGTTTTTCTGGGAATGCGTGCGGTCTTCGAGTCGATGCGTGCCGCGGGCGGTGGCTCGATCGTGAACATCTCGTCGACGGCCGGGATGCGAGGCGTCGATCGCGCGATTCCGTATTCCGCGACCAAGTGGGCGGTTCGCGGGATGACGAAGACTGCGGCCCTCGAGTTCGGTCCCCACGGTATTCGCGTGAACTCCGTGCATCCGGGCGTGATCGATACGCCGATGGTCTCGTGGGATCGGCTCGGGCCGTCGGCGCAGAGCAGCGTGGTCTCCGATCTGCCCATCGCCCGGATCGGATCGGTCGAAGAGGTGGCGCGCATGGTGGCGTTCCTGGCCTCCGATGCGAGCAGCTACAGCACCGGAGCGGAGTTCGTCGTCGACGGCGGTTCGCTCGCCGGCAAGCCGCTCTTTCGCAACGCCGGGCTCGGCTCGCAGGGCGACGATGCCTGA
- a CDS encoding LysR family transcriptional regulator gives MRLAGIDLNLLVVLSALLQEQGVTAAARRVGLSQSATSHALGRLRELLDDPILLRSPRGMVPTARAEALLPVVQRILADTQTVFLGDPGFDPQHSEEVFRLALDESAQRTLLPPLIERLQAAAPRARVAVLPGVRRESMASDFQRSDADLAISSHDPSEARDLHSHFLLAADYVTVSRRGHPSIGKRLTLKRFVEVGHVAVAHPNLADIVIDQALATYSLERRRVLTVPEPAAAPALVACTDLVATLPEMLIDLGDTSGDLVRHAPPIDLDPVPVYLIQHERNRRSPAIAWLREQIFGVVGALGAD, from the coding sequence GTGCGACTCGCAGGCATCGACCTGAATCTGCTCGTGGTGCTGTCGGCGCTGCTCCAGGAGCAGGGCGTGACGGCCGCGGCGCGGCGCGTGGGGCTCTCGCAATCCGCCACCAGTCACGCGCTGGGACGTCTGCGTGAGCTGCTCGACGACCCGATTCTATTGCGGAGTCCGCGGGGCATGGTGCCGACGGCACGTGCCGAAGCGCTTCTGCCGGTCGTGCAACGGATCCTCGCGGATACGCAGACGGTCTTCCTGGGGGACCCGGGCTTCGATCCCCAGCACTCGGAAGAGGTCTTCCGGCTCGCCCTCGACGAGTCGGCCCAGCGGACCCTGCTCCCGCCCCTGATCGAGCGGCTCCAGGCGGCGGCACCGCGGGCGCGGGTCGCCGTCCTGCCAGGCGTGCGGCGCGAGAGCATGGCGTCGGACTTCCAGAGGAGCGACGCCGATCTCGCGATCAGCTCGCACGATCCGAGTGAAGCGCGCGACCTTCACAGCCATTTCCTGCTCGCGGCGGACTACGTGACGGTCTCGCGGCGCGGTCATCCGTCGATCGGCAAGCGCCTGACGTTGAAGCGCTTCGTCGAGGTCGGCCACGTCGCCGTGGCGCATCCGAACCTGGCGGACATCGTGATCGATCAGGCGCTCGCCACCTATTCTCTGGAACGACGTCGTGTGCTGACGGTCCCCGAGCCGGCGGCGGCGCCTGCACTGGTGGCTTGCACCGACCTCGTCGCGACGCTGCCGGAGATGTTGATCGACCTCGGCGACACGTCCGGGGATCTGGTGCGGCACGCACCGCCGATCGATCTCGATCCGGTGCCGGTCTATCTGATTCAACACGAGCGAAATCGACGCTCGCCCGCGATCGCGTGGCTGCGCGAACAGATCTTCGGCGTGGTCGGCGCGCTCGGCGCCGACTGA
- a CDS encoding CoA transferase: MTREGPLQDVQVLDLGHYYAAPLAAMLLADQGADVVRVMRPGSPELPADVHRSLNRNKKIVELDLSTEAGRSRARSLALRADVVIESYRPGVMARHGLDHASLVAENPASIGLSLPGFPSADPARRGIPGWEGVVAAASALYTTGLRQRLGFSPLYVPAPICSGFASMHGAIAVLAALRARDAGAGGTRIEVPLVNAGISTCTRSFVYDGARLRAAGTPAAELPPMLERLRLLPTDDAAERARKIAGFDELAPPIYTTHHYRTADDRRLMVMPIKPEMTRRFFAILGLEGELLADGFVIESPWERFAFAADRNLASAWTLTRERTLRVIERVQSVIAEEAADVWVERFATAGIPVTYLRSRDQWLSTESLFEAGLLTRMGEGEQALVVPGPVSDVETSTGERRTIAAREPESVPLSDVDGCFAERESAPASGGERNKGDLLANLRVLDLCNVVAGPNAAYTLAQLGADVIRVEPPKSFNLPMHLEWTLEVNQGKRSAILDLTSAPGREAFARLVRWADVVVHNRLDDVAERLGMSPAQLQTLHPEVVVAQNSAFGGAFASFWDRVPGYDPMPNLASGFDAFAGSPDAPRGMTEIFADLMGGLGTAFAAMLALHQRARTGGGGVGRSSLARGAHHYQLPNMLGGAGALGSHDGQGREARGPAWWHRMYACLDDWIFVATDPERREQLARVVCGTPDAPPSDLEKAFAQREAAAWLELLGKEEIGAHLVVSLDQLCHDPAPRDVPNDPADEEADGALEILRWPDHPSGLPVVLPAPAWVQIGEQHSYRRLAPTPRVGAHTREILREVGYDEADIERLYALRVAHDFLPAMGSDDAYFHVPLSKETT, translated from the coding sequence GTGACCCGCGAAGGACCGCTGCAGGACGTCCAGGTCCTCGACCTCGGGCACTACTACGCCGCACCGCTCGCGGCGATGTTGCTCGCGGACCAGGGGGCGGACGTCGTGCGTGTGATGCGACCGGGCTCGCCCGAGCTGCCCGCCGACGTGCATCGCTCGCTCAATCGGAACAAGAAGATCGTCGAGCTCGATCTCTCTACCGAGGCGGGGCGGAGCCGTGCGCGATCGCTGGCCCTTCGCGCGGATGTCGTGATCGAGAGCTACCGGCCCGGCGTGATGGCGCGACACGGGCTGGACCACGCGAGCCTCGTGGCCGAGAACCCCGCTTCGATCGGGCTGTCTCTGCCGGGATTCCCCTCGGCGGACCCGGCGCGGCGCGGCATCCCCGGGTGGGAGGGGGTCGTCGCGGCCGCCTCCGCGCTCTACACCACGGGCCTCCGCCAGCGGCTCGGATTCTCGCCGCTCTACGTCCCCGCTCCCATCTGTTCGGGCTTCGCGAGCATGCACGGCGCGATCGCTGTGCTGGCGGCGTTGCGCGCCCGGGACGCCGGCGCGGGGGGGACGCGGATCGAGGTCCCCCTCGTGAATGCGGGGATCTCGACGTGTACGCGGAGCTTCGTCTACGACGGGGCGCGGCTGCGCGCCGCGGGAACACCGGCGGCAGAGCTCCCGCCGATGCTCGAACGACTCCGCTTGCTCCCGACCGACGACGCCGCGGAGCGAGCGCGGAAGATCGCCGGGTTCGACGAGCTGGCACCGCCGATCTACACGACCCATCACTACCGGACCGCGGACGATCGCCGGCTCATGGTGATGCCGATCAAGCCCGAGATGACTCGACGCTTCTTTGCGATCCTGGGACTCGAGGGGGAGCTTCTCGCGGACGGGTTCGTGATCGAGAGCCCTTGGGAGCGCTTCGCCTTTGCCGCCGATCGCAATCTCGCGAGCGCCTGGACGCTCACGCGAGAGCGGACGCTCCGGGTGATCGAGCGGGTACAGTCGGTGATCGCCGAGGAAGCGGCGGACGTCTGGGTGGAGCGCTTCGCCACCGCCGGAATCCCCGTGACCTATCTGCGGTCCCGCGACCAATGGCTGTCGACGGAGTCGCTCTTCGAGGCCGGGCTCCTCACTCGGATGGGGGAGGGGGAGCAAGCGCTCGTCGTTCCCGGGCCGGTCTCGGACGTGGAGACCTCCACCGGCGAACGACGCACGATCGCGGCGCGCGAGCCGGAGTCCGTCCCTCTCTCCGACGTCGATGGGTGCTTTGCGGAGCGGGAATCGGCGCCGGCGTCCGGGGGCGAGCGAAACAAGGGCGACCTTCTCGCGAATCTCCGGGTGCTCGACCTCTGCAACGTCGTCGCGGGCCCCAACGCGGCGTACACGCTGGCGCAGCTCGGCGCCGACGTGATCCGGGTCGAGCCCCCGAAGAGCTTCAACCTGCCGATGCATCTCGAGTGGACGCTCGAGGTGAATCAGGGAAAGCGCAGCGCGATCCTCGACCTGACGAGTGCTCCAGGCCGGGAGGCCTTCGCCCGCCTGGTTCGTTGGGCGGACGTGGTCGTCCACAATCGACTCGACGACGTCGCCGAGCGCCTCGGGATGAGTCCGGCGCAGCTTCAGACTCTTCATCCCGAGGTCGTCGTCGCGCAGAACTCCGCGTTCGGCGGGGCCTTCGCGAGCTTCTGGGACCGCGTGCCCGGGTACGATCCGATGCCCAATCTGGCGAGTGGGTTCGACGCGTTCGCCGGTTCGCCGGACGCGCCGCGCGGCATGACGGAGATCTTCGCGGATCTGATGGGCGGCCTCGGAACCGCGTTCGCCGCGATGCTCGCGCTTCACCAACGGGCGAGGACGGGCGGCGGGGGCGTCGGGCGTTCGTCCCTCGCACGCGGCGCGCATCACTATCAGCTGCCGAACATGCTCGGCGGGGCGGGCGCACTCGGGTCGCATGACGGTCAGGGAAGGGAGGCCCGCGGGCCTGCCTGGTGGCATCGCATGTACGCCTGCCTCGACGACTGGATCTTCGTTGCGACGGATCCGGAGCGGAGAGAGCAGCTCGCCCGCGTCGTCTGCGGGACGCCGGACGCGCCTCCGTCGGACCTCGAGAAGGCCTTCGCGCAGCGTGAAGCGGCGGCGTGGCTGGAGCTTCTGGGGAAAGAGGAGATCGGCGCCCATCTCGTGGTCTCGCTCGATCAGCTCTGTCACGACCCCGCACCGCGCGATGTCCCGAACGATCCGGCGGACGAAGAGGCGGACGGTGCGCTCGAGATTCTGCGATGGCCGGACCACCCGAGCGGACTCCCCGTCGTGCTTCCTGCGCCCGCGTGGGTGCAGATCGGCGAGCAGCATTCCTACCGACGGCTGGCGCCGACTCCGCGTGTCGGCGCGCATACCCGGGAGATCCTCCGCGAGGTCGGCTACGACGAGGCCGACATCGAGCGCCTGTATGCGCTTCGTGTCGCCCACGACTTCCTGCCCGCGATGGGCTCGGACGACGCCTACTTTCACGTACCGCTCTCGAAGGAGACGACATGA